The Niallia alba genome includes a window with the following:
- a CDS encoding RNA polymerase sigma factor: MVFEDIEVVIKKLYKYCLRLSGSPWTAEDLVQETILKVYKIKKAEPKREFTFSYLCTVAKNQFIDETRKYKESILFNEDLFGEAHDFIDYDGLIEILLTTLPLKQAMLVTLKDVFGYTSKEMASMLRISNESIKTALHRSRKKLKLQNNNMEIPSSNQEIIIALTKAIREVKPMQIFYLYRLLESQSFKVRRSSIHSLFYVIDPDGNILEITSK, from the coding sequence ATGGTTTTTGAAGATATAGAGGTTGTGATTAAGAAACTTTATAAATATTGTTTAAGGTTGTCAGGGTCACCTTGGACAGCCGAGGATCTAGTACAAGAAACGATCCTAAAGGTTTATAAAATAAAAAAAGCAGAGCCGAAAAGGGAGTTTACATTTTCTTATTTATGTACTGTGGCAAAAAATCAGTTTATCGATGAGACAAGGAAATATAAAGAGAGTATTTTATTTAATGAGGATCTTTTCGGAGAGGCCCACGATTTTATAGATTACGATGGTTTAATAGAAATTTTACTTACCACCTTACCTTTAAAACAGGCTATGCTAGTTACCTTGAAGGATGTATTTGGCTACACTTCAAAAGAAATGGCATCCATGTTAAGAATAAGTAATGAGTCGATTAAAACAGCACTTCATCGGTCTAGAAAGAAACTAAAATTACAAAATAATAATATGGAAATCCCCTCTTCTAATCAAGAAATTATTATAGCACTCACTAAAGCAATACGGGAAGTAAAACCGATGCAAATATTTTATCTTTATCGACTATTAGAATCACAAAGTTTTAAGGTAAGAAGAAGTTCTATCCATTCTCTATTCTATGTTATAGACCCAGATGGAAATATTTTAGAAATTACATCCAAGTAA
- a CDS encoding DUF2812 domain-containing protein, which translates to MKNNAIKKVTKRFSDFSKEEEWLKSMLNEGWILKGYDSEDIGDCHYIFERTQSEKPKNIIYKIDFRSFDKKRDFEEYKEIFQDSGWTLLSKSKWYSKHIFYRDSPSNEQSDIFSDQESYIEREKRKRTSLLMYTGLASIGFIIFIVLWIIFDYAYFGAFGLSLLYVSYKYTINYFKHRKFLKSIL; encoded by the coding sequence GTGAAAAATAATGCTATTAAAAAGGTCACAAAACGTTTTTCAGATTTTTCCAAGGAGGAAGAATGGTTAAAAAGTATGTTAAACGAAGGTTGGATACTTAAAGGTTATGATTCTGAGGATATTGGTGACTGTCACTATATCTTCGAACGTACCCAAAGTGAAAAACCCAAAAATATAATTTATAAAATTGATTTCCGAAGCTTTGATAAAAAGAGAGATTTTGAAGAGTATAAAGAGATTTTTCAAGATTCTGGTTGGACCTTGCTTTCAAAAAGCAAGTGGTATTCCAAGCATATTTTTTATAGAGATTCCCCCTCAAATGAACAAAGCGATATTTTTTCTGACCAGGAATCATATATAGAAAGAGAGAAAAGAAAAAGGACTTCTCTCCTGATGTATACCGGTTTGGCTTCTATTGGTTTTATAATTTTTATTGTTTTATGGATAATCTTTGATTATGCTTATTTTGGTGCATTTGGGCTTTCCCTATTATACGTCAGTTATAAGTATACAATTAATTATTTTAAACATAGAAAGTTCTTAAAATCTATTCTTTAG
- a CDS encoding DUF421 domain-containing protein, with translation MEEVNIGLLTIKVIVGFATLFFIIIITGRTSIYQLTPFHLVFVLVLGDFLGNTIYEDKVGIFHFLYAIGLWTFLMLGIEFMTLKNKSTRSLLLGNPNIIIRDGVMDRKLLTKNKLDVNQVLSILRQNNVFSVREVKYGILEANGQISLLLKSKYQKPDKQDLNLPESPVDLPTSLIIDGEILWDNLHELGFDQQWLDNQLTTNGYDNVKRILYADWRESEGIHVSPK, from the coding sequence TTGGAAGAAGTTAATATTGGTTTACTGACGATCAAAGTCATCGTTGGTTTTGCCACTTTATTTTTTATCATTATCATAACAGGCAGAACATCCATCTATCAGTTAACCCCGTTTCACTTAGTTTTTGTGTTAGTACTTGGAGATTTTTTAGGAAATACCATTTATGAAGATAAGGTAGGGATTTTTCATTTTTTATATGCCATCGGATTGTGGACGTTTCTTATGTTGGGAATAGAGTTTATGACTCTAAAAAATAAATCGACACGTTCTCTCTTATTAGGCAATCCTAACATCATCATTCGAGATGGTGTTATGGACAGAAAGTTACTTACAAAGAACAAATTGGATGTAAATCAAGTATTGAGTATACTCCGTCAAAATAATGTCTTTTCAGTTCGCGAAGTCAAATACGGTATATTGGAAGCTAATGGGCAAATAAGTTTATTATTAAAATCCAAGTATCAAAAACCAGACAAGCAAGATCTCAATCTTCCAGAAAGTCCAGTAGACCTCCCAACATCGTTAATTATAGATGGGGAAATTTTATGGGATAATTTACATGAACTCGGATTTGATCAACAGTGGTTAGATAACCAATTAACTACCAATGGATATGATAATGTAAAGCGTATACTTTACGCAGATTGGCGAGAGAGTGAAGGCATACATGTAAGTCCTAAATAA
- a CDS encoding phospholipase D-like domain-containing protein has translation MEWIFYLYLLNTFFMLFIAIWEVRRPAKSLNWIIIVLVLPIIGFWLYLSTSNPKIIHRKRLTSSHNESDKLPDTYTDSASIIADALRYFTVGGLRVGKVHVLNNGIAKYEQLIESLQKAQKTIDLEYFIYRNDQIGNRITELLIEKAVNGVRVRFIRDGWGSKKFPRQKILQMVEAGIECRTIFPLRFPWILSNWNYRDHCKIVTVDGKKAFTGGMNVGYEYTGLKPDVGFWRDTHLQIIGEASVDLQTVFDVHWNIAVPERIKSKTNLKTKSEVTKINQTGKVDLSRWSAELGSELSTLDDKEMGISQKTGTMQKAYIHTLEGNPGIPTPVIRQAYFICITQATKTIDITTPYFIPETDIIMALKTAVARGVRVRLLVPRHIDQKIVGFASRTYYGELIEAGVQIYQYDKGMLHAKLMIIDEEIAEVGAANYDMRSFRLNYEVCQVVYSADVARELTEQFEGDLTDSVPLRIEDLLQRSLTERIVEQGARLLSPLL, from the coding sequence TTGGAGTGGATTTTTTATCTATACCTGTTAAATACGTTCTTTATGTTATTCATAGCTATTTGGGAAGTTCGTCGTCCTGCCAAGTCTTTGAATTGGATAATAATCGTCCTTGTTTTGCCTATCATTGGTTTCTGGCTATATCTTAGCACATCAAATCCCAAGATTATTCATCGGAAAAGATTGACCTCTTCTCATAATGAGTCTGATAAATTACCTGATACATATACTGATTCAGCATCGATAATCGCCGATGCTTTAAGGTATTTTACTGTAGGCGGGCTTCGAGTCGGCAAAGTCCACGTACTAAACAATGGAATAGCAAAATATGAACAACTTATCGAATCTCTACAAAAAGCCCAAAAAACCATTGATCTGGAATATTTCATCTATCGGAACGACCAAATTGGTAATCGCATCACAGAACTGCTGATCGAAAAAGCAGTAAATGGAGTGCGGGTTCGTTTTATTAGAGATGGTTGGGGGAGTAAAAAATTTCCGCGTCAAAAAATTCTTCAGATGGTGGAAGCAGGGATAGAATGTCGGACAATATTTCCTTTACGCTTTCCCTGGATTTTGTCCAATTGGAATTATCGGGATCATTGTAAGATTGTCACGGTCGACGGAAAGAAAGCATTTACTGGTGGCATGAACGTAGGGTATGAATATACAGGATTGAAGCCTGATGTAGGATTCTGGCGGGATACTCATTTGCAAATCATAGGAGAAGCATCAGTCGATTTGCAGACTGTCTTTGATGTTCATTGGAATATCGCTGTGCCGGAACGGATAAAATCAAAAACAAATCTGAAAACAAAATCTGAGGTAACGAAAATCAATCAAACCGGCAAAGTAGATCTTTCCAGATGGTCAGCCGAATTAGGATCAGAGTTGAGTACCCTTGATGACAAAGAGATGGGCATATCCCAGAAGACAGGGACAATGCAAAAAGCGTATATCCATACGTTGGAAGGAAACCCTGGAATTCCTACCCCAGTCATTCGGCAAGCCTACTTTATATGTATAACACAAGCGACCAAAACCATTGATATAACAACTCCCTACTTTATACCAGAAACAGATATTATTATGGCATTAAAGACAGCTGTGGCTCGTGGTGTGCGCGTAAGATTGCTGGTTCCTCGCCACATTGATCAAAAAATCGTAGGCTTTGCAAGTCGTACCTATTACGGGGAACTTATAGAAGCTGGGGTCCAAATTTACCAGTACGATAAAGGAATGTTACATGCGAAACTGATGATCATTGATGAGGAAATTGCAGAAGTAGGCGCAGCAAACTATGATATGAGAAGTTTTCGCCTGAATTATGAGGTGTGTCAAGTCGTGTACAGTGCTGATGTGGCAAGAGAACTCACAGAGCAGTTCGAGGGGGATCTTACTGATTCTGTACCATTAAGAATTGAAGACTTGTTGCAACGATCCCTGACCGAGCGCATTGTTGAACAAGGTGCTCGTCTGCTTTCTCCATTATTATAA
- a CDS encoding TRM11 family SAM-dependent methyltransferase, with protein sequence MSQNRLVPNTFLYTFNYAEEEEHLCKLEVRSLFRADLHAFVLESSISRDPSRSPFIKEKIAVLFTGDRLEELIQKVEAMPPLRGTYKVIGINYRDIDPLDKMEFNERKGIARQIGCLVPGAANLHNPEIVFAITKLKGKWYFGYYSENQGMWLIHQQKPHNYSTALTTRVARALVNIAVPELRGVKVIDPCCGIGTVLVEALSMGVNITGSDYNPLVMKGIRNNLAHFGLSGPVFLRDIRDITEMYDVAIIDMPYNLCSVVSDEEKFAMLQSARRFAKKMVIVTTEDIDGILGEAGFEIVDRCEVPKGKFIRQTIVCC encoded by the coding sequence TTGAGTCAAAATAGGTTGGTCCCCAATACCTTTTTATATACCTTCAATTATGCGGAGGAAGAAGAACATCTATGTAAATTAGAAGTTCGTTCTCTATTTCGTGCTGACTTACATGCCTTTGTATTAGAAAGCAGCATAAGTAGAGACCCTAGTAGGAGTCCTTTTATAAAAGAAAAAATAGCGGTTCTATTTACAGGTGATAGGTTAGAAGAGCTAATACAAAAGGTAGAGGCAATGCCTCCTTTGCGTGGTACTTATAAGGTAATCGGCATCAATTATCGGGACATCGATCCCCTTGATAAAATGGAATTTAATGAAAGGAAAGGAATCGCTAGACAAATTGGATGCTTGGTTCCAGGTGCAGCAAATCTTCATAATCCAGAGATAGTATTTGCTATTACCAAGTTAAAAGGAAAATGGTATTTCGGATACTATTCGGAAAATCAGGGTATGTGGCTTATTCATCAACAGAAACCTCATAACTACTCAACTGCACTAACTACCCGAGTGGCTAGAGCGCTAGTAAATATTGCAGTTCCAGAATTAAGAGGAGTGAAGGTGATTGATCCATGCTGTGGCATCGGGACAGTATTGGTAGAGGCTTTATCGATGGGAGTTAATATAACAGGCAGTGATTATAATCCCTTAGTCATGAAGGGCATTCGGAACAATCTCGCCCATTTTGGACTTTCTGGTCCTGTATTTTTAAGGGATATCAGAGACATAACAGAAATGTATGATGTGGCAATTATCGACATGCCATATAATCTTTGCTCCGTTGTTTCCGATGAGGAAAAATTTGCAATGTTGCAAAGCGCCCGTCGCTTTGCTAAAAAAATGGTCATCGTAACGACTGAAGATATAGATGGAATACTGGGTGAAGCAGGTTTTGAAATAGTAGATCGGTGTGAAGTCCCAAAGGGAAAATTTATACGGCAAACAATCGTTTGCTGCTAA
- a CDS encoding VOC family protein → MFKVGSIFIPVTDIKKSTDWYVKFLGAKIIDSWEDGAGFYLPAGTTQLALVKVESPQPTEFIIKGEQKNSYFNFVVDDIEAVHQQFRNNDIVTTEIDDFGGMKFFDFFDLDGNPFSVVDEVSDSPFHSDNVRKMQERDKTNK, encoded by the coding sequence ATGTTTAAAGTAGGTAGTATATTTATTCCCGTTACAGATATTAAGAAATCTACCGATTGGTATGTAAAGTTTCTTGGTGCGAAGATAATCGATAGTTGGGAGGATGGTGCCGGCTTTTATTTACCAGCTGGGACAACACAGTTAGCCTTAGTAAAAGTGGAATCCCCCCAGCCTACAGAGTTTATTATTAAAGGGGAGCAGAAGAACTCCTATTTTAATTTTGTCGTTGACGATATTGAAGCTGTCCATCAACAATTCAGAAATAATGACATCGTTACTACCGAAATCGATGATTTTGGCGGAATGAAATTTTTTGATTTCTTTGACTTGGACGGTAACCCATTTAGTGTCGTTGATGAAGTGAGTGATTCTCCTTTCCACTCAGATAATGTAAGGAAAATGCAAGAAAGAGATAAAACAAATAAATAA
- a CDS encoding S8 family peptidase: MTKIPRSLLVTVSVLILLSIGLLFLVQNTRNKENHENKTVAVKNNTPITNVQNVEKEKNVLQINSLSMGQTIKNQLRNDPSVFLIKHNEKTESHYIKKEVNVAFKTLPSTKELERMAQEINGTIIKKQNSTIVFRSNTLSTKELIEYFNSQAMVEFAEPNYLYLQNQIGLPNDLLYREQYQWNLSAIQAEAGWDITKGDEHIIIAVIDTGVDLDHPDLRRRITNGYNVLLNNNFPDDDNGHGTHVAGIIASETNNHEGVAGITWYNKIMPIKAMGAEGHGTTFDIAKGIFWAVDHGADVINMSLGNYQYSSLLKGAIDYAYSKNVVLIAAAGNENTMQPSYPAAFSKVLSVAAVSYTGQRAPFSNYGDYIDVAAPGVQIPSTYFNQQYAALSGTSMASPHVAGLAGLLLSVNPNLTNQEVIDIIKNSTYDLGIPGTDHEFGSGLINVKNGLEDAQSKRQ; encoded by the coding sequence ATGACAAAAATACCAAGGTCCTTATTGGTTACTGTTTCCGTACTTATTCTTTTATCCATAGGGTTATTATTCTTAGTACAAAATACAAGAAACAAAGAGAATCACGAAAATAAAACAGTTGCTGTCAAAAACAATACCCCTATAACCAATGTCCAAAATGTTGAAAAAGAAAAAAATGTTCTTCAAATAAACAGCCTTTCCATGGGTCAAACCATCAAGAATCAATTAAGAAATGATCCTTCCGTTTTTCTAATAAAACACAATGAAAAAACGGAGAGTCATTATATTAAGAAAGAAGTAAACGTTGCATTCAAGACTCTTCCCTCAACAAAGGAATTAGAAAGGATGGCACAGGAGATCAATGGCACGATCATTAAAAAGCAAAATTCTACGATTGTTTTTCGTTCTAATACGCTTTCGACCAAGGAACTTATTGAATATTTTAACAGTCAGGCTATGGTTGAATTTGCTGAACCCAATTATCTTTATCTGCAAAATCAAATTGGACTTCCTAATGATTTGCTGTATAGAGAACAATACCAATGGAACTTATCGGCCATTCAAGCAGAAGCAGGCTGGGATATCACCAAAGGCGATGAACATATCATTATTGCTGTTATAGACACTGGCGTTGATCTGGACCATCCTGATTTGAGAAGACGAATTACAAATGGTTATAATGTACTGTTGAATAATAATTTCCCTGATGATGACAACGGGCATGGCACCCATGTAGCAGGAATCATTGCATCGGAAACAAACAACCATGAAGGTGTTGCAGGCATCACTTGGTATAACAAAATAATGCCTATAAAAGCAATGGGTGCTGAAGGGCATGGGACGACCTTTGATATAGCAAAAGGGATTTTTTGGGCAGTGGATCATGGAGCCGATGTCATTAATATGAGTTTAGGCAATTATCAGTATTCTTCCCTTTTAAAAGGGGCAATCGATTATGCATACAGTAAAAATGTTGTCTTGATTGCTGCAGCAGGAAATGAAAATACTATGCAGCCGAGCTATCCAGCTGCTTTTTCTAAGGTTCTAAGTGTCGCCGCCGTAAGTTACACGGGACAACGTGCCCCTTTCTCAAATTATGGAGATTATATCGATGTTGCAGCTCCTGGAGTTCAAATTCCGAGCACCTATTTTAACCAGCAGTATGCTGCCCTTTCAGGTACTTCTATGGCTTCACCACATGTAGCAGGACTAGCAGGTCTTTTGCTTTCAGTAAACCCTAATTTAACGAACCAAGAAGTAATAGACATTATTAAGAATTCTACTTATGATTTAGGAATCCCTGGAACTGATCACGAATTTGGTAGTGGCTTAATTAATGTAAAGAATGGATTGGAAGATGCCCAAAGCAAAAGGCAATAA
- a CDS encoding CBO0543 family protein: MGLPIAFLPFIPRAFPFDFSMVPVAYMLLYQYFRRWKSFILAQIIMALTYAYIGEPFCEWVKLVNYLEWRYRYSFIYYIMVGIVTRALILKLASLSKPQDLTTK, from the coding sequence TTGGGATTACCCATTGCATTCCTACCTTTTATTCCTAGGGCCTTTCCTTTTGATTTTTCAATGGTACCTGTAGCTTACATGTTGTTATATCAATATTTTAGAAGATGGAAATCTTTTATTTTAGCCCAGATCATTATGGCACTAACATATGCCTATATAGGTGAACCCTTTTGCGAGTGGGTCAAACTTGTTAATTATTTAGAGTGGAGATACAGATATTCATTCATATATTACATCATGGTTGGAATTGTAACTCGAGCTTTAATACTAAAACTAGCCTCTTTATCTAAACCTCAAGATCTTACAACTAAGTAA